Proteins from a genomic interval of Xanthomonas sp. AM6:
- a CDS encoding GNAT family N-acetyltransferase translates to MHLVECTEQRHAAAILEIFNEAIVHSTALYDYRPRPSESMVGWFAAKRAGGFPVIGVEDAAGSLLGFASYGTFRAWPAFKYSVEHSVYVHRDHRGKGLGRRLLLALVEAAQARGVHVLVGGIDASNAGSIALHEQLGFVHAGTVREAGFKFGRWLDLAFYQRILASPADPHDD, encoded by the coding sequence ATGCACCTCGTCGAATGCACAGAACAGCGCCACGCCGCCGCGATCCTGGAGATCTTCAACGAGGCCATCGTCCACTCCACCGCCCTGTACGACTACCGGCCGCGCCCGTCGGAGAGCATGGTCGGCTGGTTCGCGGCCAAGCGCGCCGGCGGCTTCCCGGTGATCGGGGTCGAGGACGCGGCCGGCAGCCTGCTCGGCTTCGCCAGCTACGGCACCTTCCGCGCCTGGCCGGCGTTCAAGTACAGCGTCGAGCATTCGGTCTACGTGCACCGCGACCACCGCGGCAAGGGCCTGGGGCGGCGCCTGCTGCTGGCGCTGGTGGAGGCGGCGCAGGCGCGCGGCGTGCACGTGCTGGTGGGCGGCATCGACGCCAGCAACGCCGGCAGCATCGCGCTGCACGAACAACTGGGTTTCGTGCATGCCGGCACCGTGCGCGAGGCCGGCTTCAAGTTCGGGCGCTGGCTGGACCTGGCCTTCTACCAGCGCATTCTGGCCAGCCCGGCGGATCCGCACGACGACTGA
- a CDS encoding lauroyl acyltransferase, with the protein MKPTTLATVLYRCAAAVARLPWPWLRRLADGLAWLWLRQDARESRVTRRNLELAYPELLPSERVALHRDVLRSTARQAFETLVLWTRPPAQNLARLRQRHGQELYDAALASGRGVIVAAPHFGNWELLNQWLASRGDIAIVYRAPASDVGDAFLQKVRSGDNVRQVRAEGPAVRQLFKVLKDGGAVGILPDQQPKAGDGVFAPFFGVPALTMTLVNRLAERTGAIVLFAWCERVGNDLEFALQVRPAPEAIADPDPLRAATALNEGVERVARRDPAQYQWTYKRYTLRPDPAEPNPYATARHPH; encoded by the coding sequence ATGAAACCCACAACGCTCGCTACCGTGCTGTACCGCTGCGCCGCCGCCGTGGCACGCCTGCCCTGGCCGTGGCTGCGGCGCCTGGCCGACGGCCTGGCGTGGCTGTGGCTGCGCCAGGACGCGCGCGAGAGCCGGGTCACCCGCCGCAACCTGGAACTGGCCTACCCCGAGCTGCTGCCCAGCGAGCGCGTCGCGCTGCACCGCGACGTGCTGCGCTCCACCGCGCGGCAGGCGTTCGAGACCCTGGTGCTGTGGACCCGGCCGCCGGCGCAGAACCTGGCGCGGCTGCGCCAGCGCCACGGCCAGGAGCTGTACGACGCCGCGCTGGCCTCCGGGCGCGGGGTGATCGTGGCCGCGCCGCACTTCGGCAACTGGGAGCTGCTCAACCAGTGGCTGGCCTCGCGCGGGGACATCGCCATCGTCTACCGCGCGCCGGCCTCCGACGTCGGCGACGCCTTCCTGCAGAAGGTGCGCAGCGGCGACAACGTGCGCCAGGTGCGCGCCGAGGGCCCGGCGGTGCGGCAGCTGTTCAAGGTGCTCAAGGACGGCGGCGCGGTCGGCATCCTGCCCGACCAGCAGCCCAAGGCCGGCGACGGCGTGTTCGCGCCGTTCTTCGGCGTGCCGGCGCTGACCATGACCCTGGTCAACCGGCTGGCCGAGCGCACCGGCGCGATCGTGCTGTTCGCCTGGTGCGAGCGCGTCGGCAACGACCTGGAGTTCGCGCTACAGGTCCGGCCGGCGCCGGAGGCGATCGCCGACCCGGATCCGCTGCGCGCCGCCACTGCGCTGAACGAAGGCGTGGAGCGGGTGGCGCGCCGCGACCCGGCGCAATACCAGTGGACCTACAAGCGCTACACGCTGCGTCCGGACCCGGCCGAACCCAATCCCTACGCCACGGCCAGGCACCCGCACTAG